From one Salvelinus sp. IW2-2015 linkage group LG11, ASM291031v2, whole genome shotgun sequence genomic stretch:
- the LOC111970632 gene encoding adenosine receptor A1-like encodes MMSGGEVVYTVLEVLIAIACCLGNALVIWAVWSSSALRQPIFCFMVSLAVADFLVGSVAMPLAVLVDGRVQTSFNVCLFISCVVIMLTVASVLSLLAIAVDRYLRVFIPLRYKKTVTERRSWVVVATCWFVAFILSFPPMFGWYNRETLSHSENSTTILCHFLAVIPMSYIVYFNFFLCILTPLIVMAVLYIYIFCTIWRNLREKAGHGAQSHTYFRKERSLAQSLALVLVLFAFCWLPLHIMNCAAYFGSPSDIPHTAFYVGILLSHANSAVNPVVYAFKIXRIQVAYLKIWRRFFVCRDDNQGSQSNHSTEHNLSSNPNNVSKG; translated from the exons ATGATGTCTGGAGGAGAGGTGGTATACACAGTGCTGGAGGTGCTGATCGCCATTGCCTGCTGCCTGGGAAATGCGCTAGTTATCTGGGCAGTGTGGTCAAGCAGTGCTCTGCGGCAGCCCATCTTCTGCTTTATGGTTTCTCTGGCTGTGGCTGACTTCCTCGTAGGGTCTGTGGCCATGCCGCTGGCTGTACTGGTGGATGGACGGGTGCAGACCTCGTTCAATGTCTGTCTCTTCATTAGCTGCGTGGTCATCATGTTGACAGTGGCCTCAGTCTTGTCTCTGCTAGCCATTGCTGTGGACCGATACCTACGCGTCTTCATCCCTCTCAG GTACAAAAAGACGGTAACAGAGAGAAGATCTTGGGTGGTAGTAGCAACATGTTGGTTTGTTGCTTTTATATTGAGCTTCCCTCCCATGTTTGGATGGTACAATCGTGAAACGTTGTCTCACTCAGAGAACTCAACCACAATCCTCTGCCATTTCCTGGCTGTGATCCCCATGTCATACATCGTTTACTTCAATTTCTTCCTCTGCATCCTCACCCCGTTAATTGTCATGGCTGTCCTGTACATCTACATCTTCTGTACCATCTGGAGGAACCTGAGGGAGAAAGCAGGGCACGGAGCCCAGTCCCACACCTACTTCAGGAAGGAGAGGAGCCTGGCCCAATCCCTGGCTCTGGTCCTAGTGCTGTTTGCCTTCTGCTGGCTCCCCCTACACATTATGAACTGTGCTGCCTACTTTGGCAGCCCGTCAGACATACCCCACACAGCCTTCTATGTGGGCATCCTCCTTTCCCATGCCAATTCAGCGGTCAACCCAGTCGTCTATGCCTTCAAGATCCRCAGGATCCAGGTAGCGTACCTGAAGATCTGGAGGAGGTTCTTTGTGTGTCGCGATGACAACCAGGGCTCTCAGAGCAATCATTCCACTGAGCACAACCTCAGCAGCAACCCTAACAATGTGAGCAAAGGATAG